A genomic window from Nocardioides jiangxiensis includes:
- a CDS encoding isochorismate synthase — protein sequence MTQTAGGTSEVRTPLDVRTALVPASDAAAVGALVDLLPAEAPLSWLRRGEGLVGWGVAASVRTTGPTRFSDAAKWWSETTALATVTDEVEEPGSGLVCFGAFTFSDEPGASDSVLVVPSVVVGRRGDLLWVTTVGGAKPSLEPTDAPAAPADLRFSDGALSGPAWMAVVADAVSRIEAGDLEKIVLARDLIAEASAPIDPRWPLRRLASAYPTCWTFHVDGLFGATPEMLVRRERGLVTSRVLAGTIRRTGDDERDLALAAMLAHSSKDLEEHEYAVRSVAEALEPYCSSMNVPEAPFVLHLPNVLHLATDVAGVARDGESSLELAAALHPSAAVGGTPTPVARALISEIEGMDRGRYAAPVGWMDASGDGEWGIALRSGVIDGSTVRLFAGCGIVGGSDPEAELAESQAKFVPVRDALTS from the coding sequence ATGACCCAGACCGCCGGGGGGACCTCAGAGGTCCGCACCCCCCTCGACGTACGGACCGCGCTGGTCCCCGCGTCGGACGCGGCAGCGGTCGGCGCGCTGGTCGACCTCCTCCCGGCCGAGGCCCCGCTGAGCTGGCTGCGCCGCGGCGAGGGGCTCGTGGGCTGGGGCGTCGCTGCCTCGGTGCGCACCACCGGCCCGACGCGCTTCTCCGACGCCGCGAAGTGGTGGTCCGAGACGACGGCGCTGGCGACCGTCACCGACGAGGTCGAGGAGCCCGGCAGCGGCCTGGTCTGCTTCGGCGCGTTCACCTTCTCCGACGAGCCGGGGGCCTCGGACTCCGTCCTCGTCGTGCCCTCGGTCGTCGTCGGACGCCGCGGCGACCTCCTCTGGGTCACCACCGTCGGCGGGGCGAAGCCGTCGCTCGAGCCGACGGATGCCCCGGCCGCGCCTGCCGACCTCCGGTTCAGCGACGGCGCGCTCAGCGGACCGGCCTGGATGGCGGTCGTCGCCGACGCGGTCTCCCGCATCGAGGCCGGTGACCTGGAGAAGATCGTGCTCGCCCGCGACCTCATCGCCGAGGCCTCCGCCCCGATCGACCCGCGCTGGCCCCTGCGCCGGCTCGCCTCGGCGTACCCGACGTGCTGGACGTTCCACGTCGACGGTCTCTTCGGCGCCACCCCCGAGATGCTGGTCCGCCGCGAGCGCGGCCTGGTCACCTCCCGCGTGCTCGCCGGCACCATCCGCCGCACCGGCGACGACGAGCGCGACCTCGCTCTGGCCGCGATGCTCGCCCACTCCAGCAAGGACCTCGAGGAGCACGAGTACGCCGTCCGCTCGGTCGCCGAGGCGCTCGAGCCGTACTGCTCCTCGATGAACGTGCCCGAGGCGCCGTTCGTACTGCATCTGCCCAACGTGCTGCACCTCGCGACCGACGTCGCCGGTGTCGCGCGCGACGGCGAGAGCTCGCTCGAGCTGGCTGCCGCCCTGCACCCCTCCGCCGCCGTCGGCGGCACCCCCACACCCGTCGCGCGTGCGCTGATCAGCGAGATCGAGGGCATGGACCGCGGCCGCTACGCCGCCCCCGTCGGCTGGATGGACGCCAGCGGCGACGGCGAGTGGGGCATCGCGCTGCGCTCGGGCGTCATCGACGGCTCGACCGTCCGGCTCTTCGCCGGCTGCGGCATCGTCGGCGGCTCGGACCCCGAGGCGGAGCTGGCGGAGTCGCAGGCGAAGTTCGTGCCGGTGCGCGACGCGCTCACCAGCTGA
- a CDS encoding demethylmenaquinone methyltransferase, whose translation MTRAELDKKPTDVRRMFDAVAKRYDVTNTVLSAGIDRHWRKEMIAAVGARPGDRVLDLAAGTGVSSVPFAEAGVHVVPCDFSVGMLQAGKKVRPTLNFVAGDGTKLPFADDTFDAVTISFGLRNFVDTVAGLKEMRRVTRPGGRLVVCEFSHPTNGAFRTLYLEYLMKGLPAIAKAASSSPDAYVYLAESIRAWHDQAGLARLLQEAGWTHVEHRNLTGGIVALHRGVA comes from the coding sequence GTGACCCGAGCCGAGCTGGACAAGAAGCCCACCGACGTACGCCGCATGTTCGACGCCGTCGCCAAGCGCTACGACGTGACCAACACCGTGCTCTCGGCGGGCATCGACCGGCACTGGCGCAAGGAGATGATCGCGGCCGTGGGCGCGCGCCCCGGCGACCGCGTCCTCGACCTGGCTGCCGGCACGGGCGTGTCGTCCGTGCCGTTCGCGGAGGCCGGCGTCCACGTCGTGCCGTGCGACTTCTCGGTCGGCATGCTGCAGGCAGGCAAGAAGGTCCGCCCGACCCTCAACTTCGTCGCGGGCGACGGCACGAAGCTGCCGTTCGCCGACGACACCTTCGACGCGGTCACCATCTCCTTCGGCCTGCGCAACTTCGTCGACACCGTCGCGGGCCTGAAGGAGATGCGGCGCGTTACGCGCCCCGGCGGCCGGCTGGTCGTCTGCGAGTTCTCGCACCCCACCAACGGTGCCTTCCGCACGCTCTACCTCGAGTACCTGATGAAGGGCCTCCCGGCGATCGCCAAGGCCGCGTCCTCCTCGCCCGACGCCTATGTCTACCTCGCCGAGTCGATCCGTGCCTGGCACGACCAGGCGGGGCTGGCCCGCCTGCTCCAGGAGGCGGGCTGGACGCACGTCGAGCACCGCAACCTGACCGGCGGCATCGTCGCCCTGCACCGAGGTGTGGCCTGA
- a CDS encoding geranylgeranyl reductase family protein: MSSPADALFGLGTPARDEREAQVIVVGAGPAGAATAYHLANAGIDVLLLEKSSFPRDKVCGDGLTPRAVKQLIGMGFDLDEPGWQKNKGLRIIGAGHRIELPWPELASFPAYGMVRPRMQLDELLARHAQKAGARLLERTSVTGPVLDAAGRIVGVTAKPLDANGRRAGDDVTYRAQLVVACDGVSSRLATGLGITRRENRPMAVAARAYYKTPMHDDPWMESWLELWDGKPGESNQLPGYGWIFPCGDGTANVGLGILDSSAAFRTYDSKAAIRTWLAHTPEEMGFSDPSNLVGEVRSAALPMGFNRKPHYRNGLLLVGDAGGMVNPFNGEGIDYALEAGHMAAEVMVQALARPAGLQRERVLHGYQAALDQAYGGYFTLGRGFAKLIGNPKVMKLATRHGLPRPALMRFTLKLMANLTDHKGDAHDRIINALAKIAPDA, from the coding sequence ATGAGCTCTCCTGCTGACGCGCTCTTCGGACTCGGCACCCCCGCGCGCGACGAGCGCGAGGCCCAGGTCATCGTCGTGGGCGCCGGACCGGCCGGTGCCGCCACGGCGTACCACCTCGCGAACGCCGGGATCGACGTGCTGCTGCTGGAGAAGTCGTCGTTCCCGCGCGACAAGGTCTGCGGCGACGGCCTCACCCCGCGCGCGGTCAAGCAGCTGATCGGCATGGGCTTCGACCTCGACGAGCCGGGCTGGCAGAAGAACAAGGGCCTGCGCATCATCGGCGCGGGCCACCGCATCGAGCTGCCGTGGCCCGAGCTCGCCAGCTTCCCGGCGTACGGCATGGTGCGGCCGCGCATGCAGCTCGACGAGCTGCTCGCCCGTCACGCCCAGAAGGCCGGCGCCCGCCTGCTCGAGCGCACCTCGGTGACCGGGCCGGTCCTCGACGCCGCCGGCCGCATCGTCGGTGTCACCGCCAAGCCCCTCGACGCCAACGGCCGCCGGGCCGGCGACGACGTGACGTACCGCGCGCAGCTCGTCGTCGCGTGCGACGGCGTGTCCTCCCGGCTGGCCACCGGCCTCGGCATCACGCGTCGCGAGAACCGTCCGATGGCGGTCGCAGCACGCGCGTACTACAAGACGCCGATGCACGACGACCCGTGGATGGAGTCCTGGCTGGAGCTGTGGGACGGCAAGCCGGGGGAGTCCAACCAGCTTCCCGGCTACGGCTGGATCTTCCCGTGCGGCGACGGCACGGCCAACGTCGGCCTCGGCATCCTCGACTCCTCGGCAGCGTTCCGGACCTACGACTCCAAGGCCGCGATCCGCACCTGGCTCGCGCACACGCCGGAGGAGATGGGCTTCAGCGACCCGTCCAACCTCGTCGGCGAGGTCCGCTCGGCCGCCCTGCCGATGGGCTTCAACCGCAAGCCGCACTACCGCAACGGCCTGCTCCTGGTCGGCGACGCGGGTGGCATGGTCAACCCGTTCAACGGCGAGGGCATCGACTACGCCCTCGAGGCCGGCCACATGGCGGCGGAGGTCATGGTCCAGGCGCTGGCCCGTCCGGCGGGCCTGCAGCGGGAGCGGGTCCTCCACGGCTACCAGGCGGCGCTCGACCAGGCCTACGGCGGCTACTTCACCCTCGGCCGCGGCTTCGCGAAGCTGATCGGCAACCCGAAGGTCATGAAGCTCGCGACCAGGCACGGCCTGCCGCGCCCGGCACTGATGCGGTTCACGCTGAAGCTGATGGCGAACCTCACCGACCACAAGGGCGACGCCCACGACCGGATCATCAACGCGCTGGCGAAGATCGCGCCCGACGCCTGA
- a CDS encoding NADH-quinone oxidoreductase subunit A: MELYVPVLALAVLAAGFAIFSVVMSSFTGPKRYNRAKLDAYECGIEPTPNALSGRFPVKYYIVAMLFIVFDIEIVFLYPWAVHFDALGWFGLAEMAIFLATVFVAYAYVWRRGGLDWD, translated from the coding sequence GTGGAGCTCTACGTCCCGGTGTTGGCGCTGGCCGTGCTGGCGGCAGGATTCGCGATCTTCTCGGTCGTGATGAGCAGCTTCACCGGCCCGAAGCGCTACAACCGCGCGAAGCTCGATGCCTACGAGTGCGGCATCGAGCCGACGCCCAACGCGCTGAGCGGCCGCTTCCCGGTGAAGTACTACATCGTCGCGATGCTCTTCATCGTCTTCGACATCGAGATCGTCTTCCTGTACCCGTGGGCGGTCCACTTCGACGCCCTCGGCTGGTTCGGGCTGGCCGAGATGGCGATCTTCCTGGCGACGGTCTTCGTCGCCTACGCCTACGTGTGGCGCCGCGGCGGCCTGGACTGGGACTGA
- a CDS encoding NuoB/complex I 20 kDa subunit family protein has translation MGLEEKLPSGVLLTTVEGLAGYMRKAAFWPATFGLACCAIEMMTSGGPKYDLGRFGMEVFRASPRQADLMIVAGRVSQKMAPVLRQIYDQMAEPKWVLAMGVCASSGGMFNNYAIVQGVDHVVPVDMYLPGCPPRPEMLIDAILKLHDQVQHGKLGAHRQKQILELEEQGLIATPTSLMKGLMRGE, from the coding sequence ATGGGTCTCGAGGAGAAGCTCCCCAGCGGAGTCCTGCTGACGACGGTCGAGGGGCTGGCCGGCTACATGCGCAAGGCCGCGTTCTGGCCGGCGACGTTCGGGCTGGCCTGCTGCGCGATCGAGATGATGACGAGCGGCGGCCCGAAGTACGACCTGGGCCGCTTCGGCATGGAGGTCTTCCGGGCCAGTCCGCGCCAGGCCGACCTGATGATCGTCGCCGGGCGCGTGAGCCAGAAGATGGCTCCCGTCCTGCGTCAGATCTACGACCAGATGGCCGAGCCCAAGTGGGTGCTGGCCATGGGCGTCTGCGCGAGCTCGGGCGGCATGTTCAACAACTACGCGATCGTGCAGGGCGTCGACCACGTCGTGCCCGTCGACATGTACCTCCCCGGCTGCCCGCCGCGCCCGGAGATGCTGATCGACGCGATCCTCAAGCTCCACGACCAGGTCCAGCACGGCAAGCTCGGCGCCCACCGCCAGAAGCAGATCCTCGAGCTCGAGGAGCAGGGCCTGATCGCCACCCCGACGAGCCTGATGAAGGGCCTGATGCGTGGTGAGTGA
- a CDS encoding NADH-quinone oxidoreductase subunit C: MSEKDPQPVTHEGSSPEVEATTDSTSGFVRSPAVGVRTGMFGAKGSGDTSGYGGLVAPIVYPGQAERPYGGWYDVVADSIDGLVERVVIHRGEITFHVAREHVREVLQRLRDDQRFEFCAGVDGVHYPDDTGRELHAVYSLLSMTFNRRIRVETSTPDDDRHLPSGVAIYPTLDWHEREAWDFFGIVFDGHPALTRIQMPDDWPGHPQRKDYPLGGIPVEYKGGTVPPPDQRRSYS, encoded by the coding sequence GTGAGTGAGAAGGACCCGCAGCCCGTGACCCACGAGGGCAGCTCGCCCGAGGTCGAGGCGACCACCGACTCGACCTCCGGGTTCGTCCGCAGCCCGGCGGTCGGCGTACGCACGGGGATGTTCGGGGCCAAGGGCTCCGGAGACACCAGCGGCTACGGCGGCCTCGTGGCGCCGATCGTCTACCCCGGCCAGGCCGAGCGGCCCTACGGCGGCTGGTACGACGTGGTGGCCGACAGCATCGACGGCCTCGTCGAGCGTGTGGTCATCCATCGCGGCGAGATCACGTTCCACGTCGCGCGCGAGCACGTGCGGGAGGTCCTGCAGCGGCTCCGCGACGACCAGCGCTTCGAGTTCTGCGCCGGCGTCGACGGCGTGCACTACCCCGACGACACCGGCCGCGAGCTCCACGCGGTGTACAGCCTGCTGAGCATGACCTTCAACCGCCGGATCCGGGTGGAGACCTCCACCCCCGACGACGACCGGCACCTGCCCAGCGGCGTTGCGATCTACCCGACCCTCGACTGGCACGAGCGCGAGGCCTGGGACTTCTTCGGCATCGTCTTCGACGGCCACCCGGCGCTGACCCGGATCCAGATGCCCGATGACTGGCCGGGCCACCCGCAGCGCAAGGACTACCCCCTCGGCGGCATCCCGGTCGAGTACAAGGGCGGCACCGTGCCGCCGCCGGACCAGCGGAGGTCCTACTCCTGA
- a CDS encoding NADH-quinone oxidoreductase subunit D, with product MSDAYAPSTDTTEGRVFTVGGQDWDQFTDELNPDATERVVVNMGPQHPSTHGVLRLILELEGETVTEARCGIGYLHTGIEKNMEFRSWVQGVTFCTRMDYLSPFFNEATYCLGVERLLDIEDDIPEKAQVMRVLLMELNRISSHLVCIATGGMEIGALTVMTIGFRERELILDLFELITGLRMNHAFIRPGGVAQDLPPGALDEIRSFVALMRKRLPEYAALCNANPIFKARLEGVGHLDLEGCLALGISGPVLRSTGYAWDLRKTSPYCGYQDYDFDVITWDTADAYGRFRVRLAEMEESLRIVEQAATRLAGLEGAPVMVADKKIAWPSQLAIGADGMGNSLDHIRHIMGESMEALIHHFKLVTEGFRVPAGQAYVPVESPRGELGAHVVSNGGTRPYRVHFRDPSFTNLQATSVMSEGGAVADVIVAIASIDPVMGGVDR from the coding sequence ATGAGCGACGCATACGCACCCTCCACCGACACCACCGAGGGCCGTGTCTTCACGGTCGGCGGCCAGGACTGGGACCAGTTCACCGACGAGCTCAACCCCGACGCCACCGAGCGTGTCGTGGTCAACATGGGTCCGCAGCACCCCTCGACCCACGGAGTGCTGCGGCTGATCCTCGAGCTCGAGGGCGAGACGGTCACCGAGGCCCGCTGCGGCATCGGCTACCTGCACACCGGCATCGAGAAGAACATGGAGTTCCGCAGCTGGGTGCAGGGCGTCACGTTCTGCACCCGCATGGACTACCTGAGCCCGTTCTTCAACGAGGCCACCTACTGCCTCGGCGTCGAGCGGCTGCTCGACATCGAGGACGACATCCCGGAGAAGGCGCAGGTCATGCGCGTCCTCCTGATGGAGCTGAACCGGATCTCCAGCCACCTGGTCTGCATCGCCACCGGGGGCATGGAGATCGGGGCCCTGACGGTGATGACGATCGGGTTCCGCGAGCGCGAGCTGATCCTCGACCTCTTCGAGCTGATCACCGGCCTGCGCATGAACCACGCGTTCATCCGTCCCGGCGGCGTCGCCCAGGACCTCCCGCCCGGTGCCCTCGACGAGATCCGCTCGTTCGTCGCGCTCATGCGCAAGCGACTCCCCGAGTACGCCGCCCTGTGCAACGCCAACCCGATCTTCAAGGCCCGCCTCGAAGGTGTCGGTCACCTCGACCTCGAGGGCTGCCTCGCCCTCGGCATCTCGGGCCCGGTGCTGCGCAGCACGGGCTACGCGTGGGACCTCCGCAAGACCAGCCCCTACTGCGGCTACCAGGACTACGACTTCGACGTGATCACCTGGGACACCGCCGACGCCTACGGCCGGTTCCGCGTCCGCCTGGCCGAGATGGAGGAGAGCCTGCGCATCGTCGAGCAGGCCGCCACCCGGCTGGCCGGCCTGGAGGGCGCGCCGGTCATGGTCGCCGACAAGAAGATCGCCTGGCCCAGCCAGCTCGCCATCGGCGCCGACGGCATGGGCAACTCCCTCGACCACATCCGCCACATCATGGGCGAGTCGATGGAGGCGCTGATCCACCACTTCAAGCTGGTCACCGAGGGGTTCCGGGTCCCCGCGGGCCAGGCCTACGTCCCCGTGGAGAGTCCGCGCGGCGAGCTCGGTGCGCATGTCGTCTCCAACGGCGGCACCCGCCCCTACCGCGTGCACTTCCGCGACCCCAGCTTCACGAACCTGCAGGCCACCAGCGTGATGAGCGAGGGCGGCGCGGTCGCCGACGTCATCGTCGCGATCGCCAGCATCGACCCGGTCATGGGAGGCGTCGACCGATGA
- the nuoE gene encoding NADH-quinone oxidoreductase subunit NuoE translates to MITEKTYAELQEIAARYPHARSGLLPMLHLVQSAEGRVTAEGINACAEILGLTAAEVSGVATFYTMYKRKPVGEHHVGVCTNTLCAVMGGDQIFAELKEHLGVGNDETTADGKVTLEHVECNAACDFAPVVMVNWEFFDNQTPESAKQLVDDLRAGRSVTATRGAKICSWREAERVLAGFDDGRADEGPSAGEASLAGLKTLEGK, encoded by the coding sequence ATGATCACGGAGAAGACGTACGCCGAACTGCAGGAGATCGCCGCGCGCTACCCGCACGCGCGGTCGGGCCTGCTGCCGATGCTCCACCTCGTCCAGTCCGCCGAGGGCCGTGTGACCGCCGAGGGCATCAACGCCTGCGCGGAGATCCTCGGGCTCACGGCCGCCGAGGTCAGCGGTGTCGCGACCTTCTACACGATGTACAAGCGCAAGCCGGTCGGAGAGCACCACGTCGGTGTCTGCACGAACACGCTCTGCGCGGTGATGGGCGGCGACCAGATCTTCGCCGAGCTGAAGGAGCACCTGGGCGTCGGCAACGACGAGACGACCGCCGACGGCAAGGTCACCCTGGAGCACGTCGAGTGCAACGCCGCGTGCGACTTCGCCCCGGTCGTGATGGTCAACTGGGAGTTCTTCGACAACCAGACGCCGGAGTCGGCGAAGCAGCTCGTCGACGACCTCCGCGCGGGCCGCAGCGTGACCGCGACGCGTGGCGCGAAGATCTGCAGCTGGCGCGAGGCCGAGCGCGTCCTCGCCGGCTTCGACGACGGCCGCGCCGACGAGGGCCCGTCGGCGGGCGAGGCGTCGCTGGCCGGCCTGAAGACGCTGGAGGGCAAGTGA
- the nuoF gene encoding NADH-quinone oxidoreductase subunit NuoF, whose product MSSPITPVLTANWGTDRSWTLEAYTAQGGYRALATALTRTPDEIVDAVKESGLRGRGGAGFPTGMKWGFLPPYDESDPQPRYLVVNADESEPGTCKDIPLMMASPHTLVEGVIISSYAIRAKQAFIYVRGEVLHVIRRLRAAVAEAYAAGHLGPDSPSGVDLIVHAGAGAYICGEETALLDSLEGRRGQPRLRPPFPAVAGLYARPTVINNVESIASVPSIIGKGADWFAGLGTEKSKGFVIYSLSGHVTRPGQYEAPLGITLRELLDLAGGVRHGHQLKFWTPGGSSTPILTDAHLDVPLDYEGVGAAGSMLGTRALQVFDETTCVVRAVLRWSEFYKHESCGKCTPCREGTWWLVQVLSRLEAGQGTAADLDQLLDQCDNIAGRSFCALGDGATSPVVSSIQHFREEYLAHLEHGGCPFDPAASTAWAPRQEVHA is encoded by the coding sequence GTGAGCAGCCCGATCACCCCCGTCCTCACCGCCAACTGGGGCACCGACCGCAGCTGGACCCTCGAGGCCTACACCGCCCAGGGCGGCTACCGGGCGCTCGCCACCGCCCTGACCAGGACTCCCGACGAGATCGTCGACGCGGTCAAGGAGTCCGGCCTGCGCGGCCGCGGTGGGGCGGGTTTCCCGACCGGCATGAAGTGGGGCTTCCTCCCGCCGTACGACGAGAGCGACCCGCAGCCGCGCTACCTCGTCGTCAACGCCGACGAGTCAGAGCCGGGCACCTGCAAGGACATCCCGCTGATGATGGCCAGCCCGCACACCCTGGTCGAGGGCGTCATCATCAGCAGCTACGCCATCCGCGCGAAGCAGGCCTTCATCTACGTGCGCGGGGAGGTCCTCCACGTGATCCGCCGCCTGCGTGCCGCCGTCGCCGAGGCGTACGCCGCGGGCCACCTCGGCCCGGACAGCCCGTCCGGGGTGGACCTCATCGTCCATGCCGGCGCCGGTGCCTACATCTGTGGCGAGGAGACCGCGCTGCTCGACTCCCTCGAGGGTCGTCGCGGCCAGCCGCGCCTGCGCCCGCCGTTCCCGGCGGTCGCGGGCCTCTACGCGCGTCCGACCGTCATCAACAACGTGGAGTCGATCGCCTCGGTCCCTTCGATCATCGGCAAGGGGGCCGACTGGTTCGCGGGGCTCGGCACGGAGAAGTCGAAGGGCTTCGTCATCTACTCGCTGTCGGGCCACGTCACCCGCCCGGGCCAGTACGAGGCGCCCCTCGGCATCACGCTGCGCGAGCTGCTCGACCTGGCCGGGGGAGTCCGGCACGGCCACCAGCTGAAGTTCTGGACCCCCGGCGGTTCGAGCACCCCGATCCTCACCGACGCGCACCTCGACGTCCCCCTCGACTACGAGGGAGTCGGCGCCGCGGGGTCGATGCTCGGCACGCGCGCGCTGCAGGTCTTCGACGAGACCACCTGCGTCGTCCGCGCCGTCCTGCGGTGGAGCGAGTTCTACAAGCACGAGTCGTGCGGCAAGTGCACGCCGTGCCGCGAGGGCACGTGGTGGCTGGTGCAGGTGCTGAGCCGCCTCGAGGCCGGCCAGGGCACCGCCGCCGACCTCGACCAGCTGCTCGACCAGTGCGACAACATCGCGGGCCGCTCGTTCTGTGCGCTCGGTGACGGCGCGACCTCGCCCGTCGTCAGCTCCATCCAGCACTTCCGCGAGGAGTACCTCGCGCACCTCGAGCACGGTGGCTGTCCCTTCGACCCGGCGGCCTCGACCGCCTGGGCCCCGCGCCAGGAGGTGCACGCATGA